In one window of Candidatus Neomarinimicrobiota bacterium DNA:
- a CDS encoding RNA-binding protein, with translation MNIYVANFSYGVTEDDLREAFETYGRVESVNIIKDKFSGESRGFGFVEMPTKAEAESAITGLNGQDLKGRTLNVNEARPRTEHRRGGRRRF, from the coding sequence ATGAATATCTACGTAGCCAACTTTTCTTATGGTGTTACCGAAGACGATTTGCGAGAGGCTTTTGAAACCTACGGTCGCGTCGAATCCGTCAATATCATTAAGGACAAGTTCAGTGGCGAATCAAGAGGATTCGGATTTGTGGAGATGCCCACAAAAGCTGAAGCGGAGTCTGCAATCACCGGCTTGAACGGGCAGGATTTGAAGGGTCGAACGCTTAATGTTAACGAGGCCCGTCCCCGCACTGAGCACCGTCGGGGTGGAAGGCGGCGCTTCTGA